Within Topomyia yanbarensis strain Yona2022 chromosome 2, ASM3024719v1, whole genome shotgun sequence, the genomic segment TTTTGATTCCTGCCATGTTTTAACTCTaggttaaatacattttttatcaaaagttttgcaTGGCATTatgcattatttttatgcaGGACCGGAATTTCGATTATTTTGTGCTAACGCAAGAAGTTAGTCAACGCGAGACAGTACATAACGTCCTGTAAATGAGCAATATTGAACTCGAAACCGATATTACGGTACCCAAAATAGATCGGTATTCCCCGGATTTTCGATGCCGGTACTATCTGTACCACAACCctcccacactacttttacagtaaacagCAAGTTACGGCAGGTAGCCTAGAACAGAGTTTCAATAGCCTACTGACCATCAGTATCTAGTTTAATCGGTCAAGCCGCCTTTTCGTTTACTGGTTTAATATAAATAATACTTTGCCTATTGCTAACAGAAGCGAAATTGCATTTGTTtccaaatttaatgaatttcttTCACTTGGTTAAATAAAGTGGTACAAAGAAAGAAATAAACTGATCACCTTGTTGATCATTTCTAAAATATTAGCATATTGAAGTAGGGAacggcaaatattttttttaacaaaacagCTTCTCGTCGAAAAGGGGGGCACGTGCCCCCCATGCCCCTCCCTGGAGCCGCATAGTGTGACAGATATCTCAAAAGTTCGCCCAGATGAGCTCAGAACTGACTTATTCCAGTCAGTgtagattttgaatggcaattgTACAGGATATGATATAATTGTATGACCCTTCAAACTCACATTCAGTGACCATTGACTAATTACCTCCCCAATAACGTCTTGCTAAAATGAATGATTTTATTGCGGATTCTGCATTACAACTGGTATAGTGCATAGAAAGCGCTATTTTCCAGGGACTTGGTAGCTCAGCCGTCTGCGggaagctgtccttcaatgtcTCCGAGCAGCCtggataagccgtgtagtggtACTTTCAACcgactaagaattacactacataCTTATTCCATCGGTAAAAACCCACCAAACGGAGAACCCCAATTGCATAGATTCATGCGACCTCTGCTATGCTTCAacttgttgagggggtttaaaatattctcaatggcgaacggagcctgggaagagccgggcgaactccccagtatgctgcattacgcagcagAACGTTCGCTCTATACACcgaaattttttcaccgatAATCGACATTATTTTGTCGGTTTTTGTTAGCTAAGACTTTCGGCTCTCGGTGAAGTTTTACTGGGTTTCCTTTACCAAATTCCAATGTGTACAAACTAACCTGCTCGAAGGTAGTGTATTGTTCCACCAAGAATTaaccactgggttcctgctcccagGTCAAAGGAAGCGACTGAAAACAGATGTTCCTAAATCAAGGTGTacttccgtgccgaggacttaatggaTAGAGAGTCTtaaatatgccagtcgcacaGGAGGCATTTTtggttttgcccttgctgtgttatcccgatcagaatgaaataacaagattataacagaacacaatttttgtaacgtATTGTGTTagaaattaggtctcgttagtagttaaaataacagaaatttgaaACGAATAACATATaagatataattttgaaatatatttgttatGTGAATCAAACGAttccatttaaacctgatatggctcgctacatACGTTTAGATCCCAATTTACGTGATGTCCTCTATTTGTTGAGCAATATATGTTGGAATTGAAATGTACAGTTTTCTattcaacaatggttagaataacACAAATCAAcctccagcataaacgtacagcaacaaTGAGTCTATCTCGATTTGCGCAGGAGGGTAAGCATTGATTCAAGAACCGTACTTCCATAAAGGAAGCTTCTATATTGGAAAGTTACGTAACATTACCTTCGTTGCTTACAACaggacaggcatgactaacccacgtgaaattgCCCGTgcatgcattcttgcaaataaggctattgacgcgtatCTCATACCGGAGATCACAAATCGCGATATCTGCGAAGTCACAGCTACTCTTACGGTTGGTAacatagacaaaaaatatatatgaaGACTTTTTTGTCAATAagtccaatctgcaaatgagagccctcttttttcgctttctctttcgcttattactgcaaaaccataaagctttttaaacatttatcggTTTGTTTCGAAAGACCAAGGTTTTTACTAGTTTATTACGCAAATAGTTGAAGGGAAATCAGAAaggtgaccgagtaattcgcgaaagagaaagtaaacaaagagaggctctctttcGTAGATTGGACCTATTGATAAAAAAGACTTCATATATTATTCAGCATATCTACCGAATAAtgagtcatctccttctgatgatttcaaaagcgtcgTATTAtactgtagcagaaatgggtctccactcattatcggcagcgatgcgaatgctcatcacatcatttggggcagacAATCttaactgatggagtacataagtagtacaaatctacatattctgaatgtaggaaaccgaccaacttctGCGAGGTCTAGAAGAGAgaaggtgttagacataacactttgctctgaaagGGATTCGCATGAAGctgaaattggcaggttccaaatgaaactaaactgtctctatccgatcaatagtaaatgttttttcgattatctTGATTTCACCCTCAATGTAGTAACATCCCGATcataatgaaataacaagattatatcagaattaaattttcgtaacatattgtgttataaataaggtctcgttagtagttaaaagtAGTATTATAGGTATTATAGACTTGTCATTTGTTCGGGATGTACAAAGCATTGTCTTTCAAATGTCGACTAATGTTAAGGGGTTACAAacctatttatttttcaaaaaatcgaaaaaaaatcaaacattatctttttgggaatatttttccaatttttttaggGGTttaagaaatagatcgaaagtttcagcgcttcgtctaccaagagcagtggtaacttaacattttaaactcgattatctcgaaacgttgtttttccaaaaatggtttttccgtaatcacgattgccaaaaaaaaatcaaccgatattctttaattttttttcgattgatcgtaattaatttttctcgtaccttaacgatttctTTTTAATGcataagtttttgttttttacgcATTGTTGGACTCTTACACTGGCTTATCAATGGACTGAATTTGATTGCCAATGATTAGCTAAATTTGACTTCAAGACATGTTGTATTTATAAGTTTCATCCCAGAATGGAAAGCAAACTATCCATATTTGTACAGCTCGTCTATAaaactgcgaccagtatttagactTGTTGTGGTGAAAATATGGAAATTAAATACGAACTAATGTATCTAagcttttttaatatttacaaatacacCAGTATCGTatggtttttcaaaaaaaaatagttaatcGAATTCATTTTGGAAATTAGCGACATTTAGGAACTACGTAGTTGGGTTTACTTTGGAATATTTCCTAAATTCATATATTTCATATTCTACTAGTGCTgttcaatgaaaaaataattatcactAATAGCGTATCCCATCAAATTTAAGAAATTACCTGTAACTTTGTAcactaaatataaataaattaacaaaaactCACTCAAATTTGATTTACTGAGAAGTGATCAGCATGAAGTTTGGTTCGTAAATCATTCAAATTCAAAAGTACTACCAAGTTAGTGAAAATGTTTAAACAAAGTTAGTTCAATGCGCTTGTGAAAAGAAAACGATTTCCGATTGATATAgacttaacagttatgtgtccaacaataaaaacacctttaacaggccaacgagggtacccgggtacccacaaattgaaatgctcataactatggcttcctttaaccgatttggacacttttagatattttggattcagaaactcgtctactttttgattctgtacaatagaaccggaatcatggatctggtttttggtactCCGGATTTTCCgaagtaatgttccagtactaagatatgttttgtaaattttaataatgtcctagcaatatgagtatcaaaactcttcaaattgccttagaagtctgtttttattgctacgggaccctatggcaatttgaaaaatggaattggaatggaatggccactcacggccccacgggaacctgctccggaatgtccgttccggggtcaaatcaccaaatggttccaaaaccacgagatacagcctactgatgcaattccaagaactTTGATACCCATATGGCTAGTATtacattgaagttcacaaatagtatcccagcactggaacctgcttccggaaacccggattcccgggaaccgaatgaggtaacccgattcatttttaccaactccaaaagtggatgagttcctgaatccaacacggccaaaagtatcgaaatcggttggatattaccttagttatgggcattttagttttgtgggtacccgggtacccacgcacagtggtcggaaacgccaaaaacgtgaacttaattcactagaggccaaaccatcgaatatattcacagggtgtctttggaggaattgttcatatgaatattccccacaatcagaaaacaattgaaattaggcatggcttactatgatcgaactaaaaaaaataactttttatactgacaagatagaaagttggtgtcttcgacaaagttttaggaatgctcatagtgaagaattttgttgaagaacttgagcttgtaggagtaaaggttatcgatttataaggcgttttctatggcaaccccctcaaatctagttttcttaatataacttttttcattgtggcttttcgtgcaaactatgttctagaCAAATGTGCAGGtaacaaaactacataatattgtcgaagactgtatgtaaaaatactcatttgtttcaaagttattgaagatttttacatttttttacaccaacttcaactacgtataagaaagaaaggtgcaaaccaaaattcacgaacaggcacttttttaactttctgaactatgcacaataatgctaagaaggtttggtgcgtggcactttagaaccctatgaatagggtaagcttactttatcatgttttttacctttttccatacaaaaatcagcaaaaaaaatttttttgagtttttttgccccccatttttgaaattcttggttcaatgttcaattacaagtattattttcacttatacctgaatatttcagattcTATAAATATGGGAGCAAAAATGTAAAGTTTTTAATATTATTGGAGATTCCAAGCTAATATATGCTCAAATAaacatgtcataatgaatttaacgCTTACAAAAGAATGCCATaccattatttattaaattttacgaaaaaaagcgaaaaaaaaatttttttgctgatttttgtatggaaaaagtcaaaaaacatgataaagaaagcttaccctattcatagggttctaaagtgccacgcaccaaaccttcttagctttattgtgcatagttcagaaagttaaaaaagtgcctgttcgtgaattttggtttgcacctttctttcttatacgtagttgaagttggtgtaaaaaaaatgtaaaaatcttcaataactttgaaacaaatgagtatttttacatacagtcttcgacaatattatgtagttttgttacctacacatttgtctagaacatagtttgcacgaaaagccacaatgaaaaaagttatattaggAAAACTAGATTtgagggggttgccatagaaaacgctttataaatcgataacctttactcctacaagctcaagttcttcaacaaaactcttcactatgagcattcctaaaactttgtcgaagacaccaactttctatcttgtcagtataaaaagttattttttttagttcgatcatagtaagccatgcctaatttcaattattttcagattgtggggaatattcatacgaacaattcctccaaagacaccctgtgaatatattcgatgggttggcctctagtgaattaagttcacgtttttggcgtttccgaccactgtgccacgtcggcctgttacgttgtaaaaaaatcaggagcccatcctcactcccacccttattatatcaacaatattattaacccaaaagcttgacttagtgaagttctaagatgtcacaaaatttcaatttccagctaaggataaaacataggaatttaattaattgaaacttaaaaaggtacccgggtaccgcgtcggacacacaacggttaataaaaacaaaacatcgaTCACAAGCAAGCTCAACATTCAAGGTCAAAACGAACGGTGCAGCGAGATTGGCCTGGAGACGGTTTGGAATGGTACACAACATGACAGCGTAGCGAGAACAAAACATTTCGATCAATCAAATCCTGTATGGTCGTATGACAGCATGTACACATGAAGTATCGAACTTTTTCAACGCAACTTCTCATATAACAAAAACGTTCACAAAAAAACGGAAAcagaaaataaacgaaacaactTGAATAAAATCGTAACTACctaaataattataaaataacCGTTCCGCTCCGTTGAAAAATATAAAGCTACAACATCTGATTCTCATCGGCAACACGGATCACATGAAACAGTATAAAACAATGGAACTGGTACAGGGTGATCATATTGGCTCCAGAGGGGTGCACCCGGAGTACAACAATCGTTCCGCATCGAGTTCGCTCCCGGATGAGCGAACGCGAGAGATAGAGAGATATAGAAAGAAGGAGATGGAACGAACCGAATCGCCTGGATTTGAGCTGTTGTCTTTTTTTTGCTATGGTTTAAAACAGGGCAAGCTGGTTGTAGTAGTACTATTAGCAGTAgtagtagtggtagtaatagtaGCGGTagtagctgtttttttttttgagaaattaGTATCCGGTAAGTTCGGCGAAGGTGGAATCCAAATCGTCGCAGATCGCTTTGTACTTTTCCTTCTCGTTCATCAGTTTGTCTGGAAAGAAGTGGTAGAAAAAGGTTTGACGATTTTAAATGTAGTTCTGCATCGGTTGCAGTTGGCGTTGCTGGaacaaatgatgcgctgttcgtAGTATGCGAAAAGAcataattttgaagaaaaaagagTGTGTTGATCCGTGTGATGAATACAGCCTGCTTTGATACGTTGGTGCGAACGAGTTCTTCTGGACCTTTCGAACTTTGCTTCTATGTACAAAGCCAGGGATGTCAAGGAACATTTGTAGTATGAACCGCAGAGGAGTATGCATCAAAACGAAAGCTTTAGCTCTAGCAGAGTATTTACATTTGGACTACATCTgtaattttttcgaaattgtgGTCTACAAACCGAGAACCTGCTGGTAGATACCGCGAAGCAGACTGAGTCAAACTATTGTGTTGAGTATTCGTCGAAAGCGAGAAATATTATCTGTGTTAGAGTACTCAAAGGCGGCGTGTGGAGCAAACACACGGCAAAATCCAGTGAACAATACCGAAAGCCAGCAGCTGATAGAAACTAGTGATTGTATTATTCGTTGTGGTAGTGTGGATAAGTGAGCGCTACACCAACCTATGTTGTTAtgattattattaatattaCCAGCACTGTAGTCGGAGACTGTCCAAGCCGTAAGAACTAGCATTAATACCGGTAGTTCAGCCAGTTGGCAGGTCCAGTCCCCGAGTCCCCACTCCCTTAACCTACCTTCTAGTCTGTCGACTTCCTTCTGGAGTTTCTTGACATTCTTCTCGGCATTCTCGGCACGAGTTTCGGCCTCCTTCAGCTTGATGGTGAGGGACTTCAACTGACGCTTGAACTCCTCGACTCTCTGGTTGGCCTTGTCCTCCGAAACTTCCAGGGATTTGAGCGAGTTACCGACGACCTGTTCGGGGCACACTCAACACTAAATATATTCCGATTTCTTTCGAAGACCTTCACAAACAAACCTTCAACTCTTCTTCCAACTCCATGATCTTGGCCTCACCGGACTTGACACGATCTTCAGCGACTTCCAACTCATCTTCAACGAAGGCCAGCTTGCGGGACACTTCATCAGACTTGCCGTCAGCGTCTTCAGCGAGCATACGGGCTTCCTTCAATTGGTTGGACAACTGATCCATACGCTCCTCATCCTGCTGGGAACGGTTCTCCAACACTTTGCACATACTAGAATTAAATAGGTATAAAATATTAGCCGACATCGAGTATTGGAGCAAATCATACGTACCGATTGTTCTCATCAGCGGACTGAGTAGCCTCCAGCAGTTTAGATAGAGCAGCGCCCGAACGTTCCTCGGACTTTTCCAGATCCTCCTCAACCTGTTGGACCTTACGGGTCAGAGCAGCAACGTTGGCCTCGGTGGCGGTGAGGTTCTTTTCCTTCTCCTCGAAATCCTTGTTGGCCTGCTCCAGAGAGGCCTTGAAGGTTTCGTGGTCACTGGTGACCTGAGTCAGACGCTTGGTCAACTCAGCGACCTCCTCCATGATCTTGTCGGCGCGGAGGTTGGCCTCCTTCGCCTGATTCTCGCAGGTATCGGCTTTGTCTTGAGCATTGTCCTTCTCAAGCTTCATCGCCTGCATCTTCTTCTTAATCGCGTCCATGGTGGATGGATTTTTGTATTACACCGGCCTTTCCACGAAAAATTGACCAACTGGTTGTTGCTGGAGAAGGAGAAAAAGATATTCGTTAGTATTTTGTATCTAGCAGTTTGttgaaaaaggattttttttcactGGTGAATTCCTAGAAATGAATGGCAATTAAAACTAATAATCTTCTGAAAACCTAATAATATCGTACAATCGAGTACAAAAGTACGTATAATCGAATTACAAATCTCGAGTAACATCCCTAGAAACACCATTTGTTGACTTGCGCTTCCACAACATAACACGtccagtttgtcttcacatctcgccctgagcagaagctaaaaatcgacccgcacaagtgaaacagtcaattctacctacaagccgatcggtgcctatcgcacaagcagtccatatgatatcagtgcacaaacaatattgtattgttgcccccggctgcggagtgaaatgagtttgccaaatgaaacaaatgtgcccgtgctacgggataacacgatttcgatcaactttaataaaacgcGTATTAGATCCACAGTTCAGGAATTGGAGCatttagttaaagttaaaatggagcttaatctcgctgatgttacgtacattcagctaaacgacgttaaaaactgtgtttcgATCACGTTTAGAAATTTAGCACatgcagaaaacttcattgaaaAGAACAACATCCAACACTAGGTCgagtttaataacaccagaatcaagatcccggtgcatatggaaaacgacatggtggacgtacgtatccatgatttggccccgcgcactaagaaagattacatcaaacaaatcatgttgcaatatggagaagtagaatctattacgaatgacacctggagaaattttttcaccggcattcccaacggtgttcgtattgtgaggatgccagtgactaaaccaataccttcttacatgactatcgaatgcaattCACCGAGGGACGGCGTAACCTATAAGCATAcgacgctaatcacatatcctgGGCAGACCCCAatatgccaattctgtaaccatacagcccactacggaaaaacatgcgccgaagcaactagtcaaaactcatctaccacagccaactctaactagCAGCCGCCGGCACCTtcaaataaaccaaaaacagcgatccaattaaccaataatgcaggtacaacgaccacgacaaccgctcccaaacaaACGACTAACATCACAAATTAAGaagaaaataccgatgaagacggatttacaacagcgacccgtaagaacaagaaacaaataagaatctCTGATCgtaaacagcaagaaagcagtaccgatgatgacatggacgggaacgagaacgcgagagaaggcagactgaatgacccccaagttCGAACTTTGAGCTAAACCTAAGTTA encodes:
- the LOC131684039 gene encoding tropomyosin-1, whose translation is MDAIKKKMQAMKLEKDNAQDKADTCENQAKEANLRADKIMEEVAELTKRLTQVTSDHETFKASLEQANKDFEEKEKNLTATEANVAALTRKVQQVEEDLEKSEERSGAALSKLLEATQSADENNRMCKVLENRSQQDEERMDQLSNQLKEARMLAEDADGKSDEVSRKLAFVEDELEVAEDRVKSGEAKIMELEEELKVVGNSLKSLEVSEDKANQRVEEFKRQLKSLTIKLKEAETRAENAEKNVKKLQKEVDRLEDELGTNKDRYKSLADEMDSTFAELAGY